One window from the genome of Bubalus kerabau isolate K-KA32 ecotype Philippines breed swamp buffalo chromosome 17, PCC_UOA_SB_1v2, whole genome shotgun sequence encodes:
- the TPPP3 gene encoding tubulin polymerization-promoting protein family member 3 codes for MAASTDVAGLEESFRKFAIHGDPKASGHEMNGKNWAKLCKDCKVADGKAVTGTDVDIVFSKVKAKSARVINYEEFKKALEELAPKRFKGKSKEEAFDAICQLVAGKEPANVGVTKAKTGGAVERLTDTSKYTGSHKERFDESGKGKGIAGRQDILDDSGYVSAYKNAGTYDAKVKK; via the exons ATGGCAGCGAGCACAGATgtggctgggctggaggaaagcTTCCGCAAGTTTGCCATCCATGGTGACCCCAAGGCCAGTGGGCACGAGATGAATGGCAAGAACTGGGCCAAGCTGTGCAAGGACTGCAAGGTGGCTGACGGAAAGGCTGTGACAGGGACCGATGTCGACATCGTCTTCTCCAAAGTCAA GGCGAAGTCTGCCCGGGTCATCAACTATGAGGAGTTCAAGAAGGCCCTAGAAGAGCTGGCTCCCAAGCGATTTAAGGGGAAGAGCAAGGAGGAGGCCTTTGATGCCATCTGCCAGCTGGTGGCAGGCAAGGAACCAGCCAACGTAGGCGTTACT aaagcaaaaacagGGGGTGCTGTGGAACGGCTGACTGACACCAGCAAGTACACGGGCTCCCACAAGGAACGCTTTGATGAGAGTGGCAAGGGCAAAGGTATTGCTGGGCGGCAGGACATCCTGGATGACAGTGGCTACGTGAGTGCCTACAAGAATGCAGGTACCTATGATGCCAAGGTGAAGAAGTGA